One window of Thermocoleostomius sinensis A174 genomic DNA carries:
- a CDS encoding 2,3-bisphosphoglycerate-dependent phosphoglycerate mutase: MSKLIMLRHGQSLWNAANRFTGWVDVPLSERGRAEATIASCKIRDAGLTVDVCFTSMLIRAMETAIVVMTECDEIRQGKIPIVQHATDDPNWHGWNKYYSDPDKEIPIFPTPALDERYYGELQGLNKAETAEKYGKEQVHIWRRSFSEKPPGGESLEDTMHRSVPFFRDRILAHLKQGDDVLIAAHGNSLRSIIMYLDELSPDEVVKLELATGVPIVYDIDAEGQVVTKQILDS; encoded by the coding sequence ATGTCTAAACTTATTATGCTGCGCCATGGACAAAGTCTGTGGAACGCAGCCAATCGCTTTACTGGATGGGTGGATGTACCGTTGAGTGAACGCGGCCGGGCTGAAGCGACGATCGCCTCCTGCAAAATTCGAGATGCCGGATTGACTGTGGATGTTTGCTTTACCAGTATGCTGATTCGCGCGATGGAAACCGCGATTGTGGTTATGACCGAATGCGATGAAATTCGCCAAGGCAAAATCCCCATTGTCCAACACGCCACCGATGATCCCAATTGGCACGGTTGGAACAAGTATTACAGCGATCCAGATAAGGAAATTCCTATCTTTCCAACTCCGGCTCTCGATGAACGCTACTATGGGGAACTTCAAGGTTTAAATAAAGCCGAAACTGCCGAAAAGTATGGCAAGGAACAAGTGCACATTTGGCGACGATCTTTTTCAGAAAAACCTCCCGGTGGAGAGAGTTTAGAAGATACGATGCATCGATCGGTTCCCTTTTTTCGCGATCGAATTTTGGCTCACCTTAAGCAAGGAGATGATGTATTGATTGCCGCCCATGGTAATTCGTTGCGTTCAATCATCATGTACTTAGATGAACTCAGTCCGGATGAAGTCGTGAAGCTGGAACTGGCAACTGGTGTGCCGATCGTGTATGATATCGACGCCGAGGGTCAGGTTGTTACGAAGCAGATTTTGGATAGCTGA
- the eno gene encoding phosphopyruvate hydratase, giving the protein MSAIQTIHAREILDSRGNPTVEVDVVLEDGSKGRAAVPSGASTGIREAVELRDGDSVRYGGKGVLKAVANVNETIAPALKGMSATNQAAVDDKMLEMDGTEFKSTLGANAILGVSMAVVRAAATSKGLPVYQYLGGDSAYLLPVPCFNILNGGAHADNSVDFQEFMIAPVGASTFGEALRMGAEVYHALKSILKQKGYATGVGDEGGFAPNLTSNQEALDVIMEGITKTGLKPGDEVALVLDPAVSELYQEDGSYLFYKSDQSKKSSDELIDLWESWVNQFPIVSIEDGLGEKDWDGWQRLTKRLGDRIQLVGDDAFVTNPSIIKQAIADGVGNSSLIKVNQIGSVTETLNAIKISHEAGYTCMVSHRSGETPDDFIADLVVATATGQIKSGAPCRGERLAKYNQLLRIEEELGSKAQYAGMAAFKRKQLA; this is encoded by the coding sequence ATGAGCGCTATTCAAACAATTCACGCTAGAGAAATTTTAGATTCACGGGGCAACCCCACTGTGGAAGTAGACGTGGTGTTAGAGGACGGCAGCAAAGGTCGGGCGGCGGTTCCGTCTGGTGCATCGACTGGTATTCGCGAAGCCGTAGAATTACGAGATGGGGATTCGGTCCGCTATGGCGGTAAAGGGGTGCTGAAGGCGGTAGCCAATGTCAATGAAACGATCGCCCCAGCCCTCAAAGGTATGAGCGCCACCAATCAAGCGGCTGTGGATGACAAAATGCTGGAAATGGACGGCACTGAGTTCAAATCCACATTGGGCGCAAATGCAATTCTGGGGGTTTCCATGGCGGTAGTGCGGGCGGCAGCAACGTCCAAAGGATTGCCAGTGTATCAATATTTAGGGGGGGATAGTGCCTATTTACTGCCTGTGCCTTGTTTCAACATTCTGAATGGCGGTGCTCATGCCGACAACAGCGTTGATTTTCAAGAGTTCATGATTGCACCCGTAGGAGCGTCTACGTTTGGGGAGGCTTTGCGGATGGGGGCAGAAGTTTATCACGCGCTTAAGTCGATTCTGAAGCAAAAGGGCTATGCCACAGGGGTTGGCGATGAGGGTGGGTTTGCCCCGAACCTAACATCGAATCAGGAAGCCCTCGATGTGATCATGGAAGGTATCACTAAAACGGGACTGAAACCCGGTGATGAGGTGGCTCTCGTACTTGATCCTGCTGTCAGCGAACTGTATCAGGAAGATGGTAGCTATTTGTTCTACAAGTCTGACCAAAGCAAAAAGTCGTCAGATGAACTAATTGATTTGTGGGAAAGCTGGGTCAACCAATTTCCGATCGTTTCAATTGAAGATGGGTTAGGCGAAAAAGATTGGGATGGCTGGCAGCGCTTAACTAAACGGTTGGGCGATCGGATTCAGCTAGTGGGCGATGATGCATTTGTCACCAATCCCAGCATTATCAAACAAGCAATTGCCGATGGCGTGGGCAATTCGTCGCTAATCAAGGTGAATCAAATTGGTTCTGTTACCGAGACGTTGAACGCCATCAAAATCTCCCATGAAGCAGGCTATACCTGCATGGTCAGCCATCGATCGGGCGAAACCCCTGATGATTTCATTGCCGATTTGGTTGTTGCAACAGCCACTGGACAAATTAAGTCGGGTGCACCTTGTCGAGGTGAGCGTCTTGCTAAGTATAACCAACTGCTGCGCATTGAAGAAGAATTGGGTAGCAAAGCCCAGTATGCTGGCATGGCTGCGTTTAAGCGGAAGCAGCTTGCTTAA
- a CDS encoding 2-hydroxyacid dehydrogenase, translating to MKIAFFNTKPYDRQFFEAANASHGHEFTFFECHLTPETAPSAVGHPAVCVFINDKVDADVLRTLAANGTHLVALRSAGFNNVDLVAAEELGITVVRVPAYSPYAVAEFAAGLVLMLNRKLYKAYNRVRDDNFALDGLLGFDLHGSTIGVVGTGKIGQCFAQIMKGFGCHLLGYDVYESPACIELGLTYVTLPELLSNSDVVSLHCPLLPDTYHLINADSIQQMKPGVMLINTSRGGLVDTRAVIEGIKSGQIGYFGTDVYEEEADLFFEDLSSTIIQDDVFQLLQSFPNVVITAHQGFFTRNALKAIAETTLANITDIEQGRVCCNQIKAEEKVVTKTPACAIDR from the coding sequence ATGAAAATTGCATTTTTCAACACAAAACCCTACGATCGCCAGTTTTTTGAGGCCGCAAACGCCAGCCACGGTCACGAATTTACTTTTTTTGAATGCCACCTCACGCCTGAAACAGCCCCGTCGGCGGTTGGCCATCCGGCTGTTTGTGTGTTTATCAACGACAAAGTTGATGCAGATGTTCTACGCACCTTAGCCGCTAATGGCACACATTTGGTTGCGCTGCGCTCGGCTGGATTTAACAACGTTGATTTGGTGGCAGCCGAGGAGCTAGGCATAACTGTTGTGCGGGTACCTGCCTATTCTCCCTATGCTGTTGCGGAATTTGCGGCAGGGCTGGTGCTAATGTTAAACCGCAAGCTGTACAAAGCCTATAACCGAGTTCGAGATGATAATTTTGCGCTAGATGGATTGCTGGGCTTTGATTTGCATGGTTCGACGATCGGAGTAGTGGGAACAGGCAAAATCGGACAGTGTTTTGCCCAAATTATGAAAGGATTTGGCTGCCACTTACTGGGCTATGACGTGTACGAAAGCCCAGCCTGCATTGAACTGGGTTTGACCTATGTAACGTTACCGGAATTGTTGTCCAATTCGGACGTTGTTTCCTTACACTGCCCATTGTTACCAGACACCTATCACCTCATCAACGCCGATTCAATTCAGCAGATGAAGCCGGGCGTCATGCTAATTAACACTAGCCGGGGAGGACTAGTCGATACTCGTGCAGTAATTGAGGGCATCAAGTCGGGACAGATTGGCTACTTTGGCACGGATGTGTACGAGGAAGAAGCCGATCTGTTTTTTGAAGATCTATCCAGCACCATTATTCAAGACGACGTGTTTCAACTGTTGCAGTCGTTTCCTAATGTGGTGATCACAGCACACCAAGGTTTCTTTACGCGCAATGCCCTGAAGGCGATCGCGGAAACGACCCTTGCTAACATCACTGACATTGAACAAGGGCGGGTTTGTTGCAATCAGATTAAAGCCGAAGAAAAAGTAGTGACTAAAACACCTGCATGCGCCATAGACCGCTAG
- a CDS encoding phosphoketolase family protein, with protein MVVAIPPETKALSNEELQKMHAFWRACNYLAVGMIYLKDNPLLKEPLKPEHVKKRLLGHWGSSPGLSFIYVHLNRIIKKYDQSMVYVAGPGHGAPGILGPVYLEGTYSEVYPDKSEDTEGLKKFFKQFSFPGGIGSHCTPETPGSIHEGGELGYSLSHSFGIAFDNPETIVACVIGDGEAETGPLATAWHANKFLNPIRDGAVLPILHLNGYKIANPTILARISHEELESLFKGYGYKPYFVEGADPEYMHQAMAATLDTVITEIREIQQEARSTGVAKRPMWPMIVLRSPKGWTGPAAVDGHKTENFWRSHQVPLAGMHNNPEHLQMLESWLRSYKPEELFDENGTLVPELKDLAPTGNRRMGANPITNGGLLRRELRMPDFRNYAVDVPQPGKVESENTRPLGALLRDVMKYNMTNFRMFGPDETASNRLQAVYEVSKKTWMAEMFPEDLDGSELSTDGRVMEMLSEHTLLGCMEGYLLSGRHGFFHTYEAFAHVIDSMFNQHAKWLDISKREIPWRAPVSSWNVLLSSTVWRQDHNGFSHQDPGFVDLVTNKSAEVVRIYFPPDANCLLSVASHCLRSTDYTNIIVSDKQKHLQYLNMEEAIKHCTKGIGIWDWASNDDCGVEPDEPDVIMASCGDIPTKEALAATAILREEFPELKVRFINVVDLMTLQPETEHPHGLSNREFDTLFTPDKPVMFNFHGYPWLIHKLCYRRSNQERIHVRGYKEKGNINTPLELAINNQIDRFNLVIDVIDRVPSLGSRGAHVRERMKNAIIDSCSYAYEHGNDRDEITHWQWPY; from the coding sequence ATGGTTGTTGCAATTCCCCCTGAAACCAAAGCTTTATCAAACGAAGAATTGCAGAAAATGCACGCCTTTTGGCGAGCCTGCAACTATTTAGCCGTTGGCATGATTTATTTGAAAGATAATCCGCTTTTAAAAGAGCCTTTGAAGCCTGAGCATGTTAAAAAGCGGCTTTTGGGGCATTGGGGATCTAGCCCGGGCCTCAGCTTTATCTATGTTCACCTCAATCGCATCATCAAAAAATACGACCAAAGTATGGTCTATGTGGCTGGCCCCGGTCATGGTGCGCCTGGCATCCTAGGTCCAGTTTATCTAGAAGGCACCTATTCAGAGGTTTATCCTGATAAAAGCGAAGACACCGAAGGGCTGAAAAAATTCTTCAAGCAGTTTTCCTTCCCCGGTGGCATTGGTAGCCACTGCACACCCGAAACCCCCGGATCAATTCATGAAGGTGGCGAGTTGGGCTATAGCCTCTCTCACTCGTTTGGCATCGCGTTTGACAATCCAGAGACGATCGTCGCCTGTGTCATTGGTGATGGCGAGGCAGAAACTGGCCCCTTAGCCACCGCTTGGCACGCCAATAAGTTTCTCAACCCGATTCGCGATGGTGCTGTGTTGCCAATTCTGCACCTCAATGGCTATAAAATTGCCAACCCCACCATTCTGGCGCGCATCAGCCATGAGGAACTAGAGTCGTTGTTCAAAGGTTATGGCTATAAGCCCTACTTTGTCGAAGGGGCTGATCCAGAATACATGCACCAAGCTATGGCTGCTACCCTGGATACGGTCATTACCGAAATTAGAGAAATTCAGCAAGAAGCCCGCAGCACTGGCGTTGCCAAGCGCCCGATGTGGCCCATGATTGTGCTGCGATCGCCCAAAGGTTGGACAGGTCCAGCAGCCGTAGATGGTCACAAAACAGAGAATTTTTGGCGATCGCACCAGGTTCCCTTAGCGGGAATGCACAATAATCCAGAGCATCTACAGATGCTGGAAAGCTGGCTGCGCAGTTATAAGCCTGAAGAATTGTTCGACGAAAACGGCACATTGGTTCCTGAACTCAAAGACCTTGCACCCACAGGAAATCGCCGGATGGGAGCCAACCCGATCACCAACGGAGGCTTGTTGCGGCGGGAACTCAGAATGCCCGACTTCCGCAACTACGCGGTGGATGTACCGCAACCCGGCAAAGTTGAGTCCGAGAACACTCGTCCTTTGGGGGCGCTGCTGCGGGACGTAATGAAGTACAACATGACCAACTTCCGCATGTTTGGCCCAGACGAAACTGCTTCTAACCGCCTGCAAGCTGTCTATGAGGTCAGCAAGAAAACCTGGATGGCAGAAATGTTCCCCGAAGACTTGGACGGTAGCGAACTTTCCACGGATGGGCGCGTTATGGAAATGTTGAGCGAGCACACGCTGCTCGGCTGCATGGAAGGATACTTGCTATCGGGACGGCATGGATTTTTCCACACCTACGAAGCCTTTGCTCATGTTATTGACTCGATGTTTAACCAACATGCTAAGTGGCTGGACATCAGCAAGCGCGAGATTCCTTGGCGTGCGCCTGTTTCGTCTTGGAATGTGTTGCTCTCTTCGACGGTCTGGCGGCAAGATCACAATGGCTTTTCTCACCAAGATCCCGGATTTGTTGATCTGGTTACCAACAAAAGTGCTGAAGTGGTGCGCATCTATTTCCCACCCGATGCTAACTGCTTGCTGTCGGTGGCCAGTCACTGCCTGCGCAGCACAGACTATACCAACATCATCGTGTCTGACAAGCAGAAGCATTTGCAGTATTTGAACATGGAAGAAGCGATCAAACACTGCACCAAGGGCATCGGCATTTGGGATTGGGCCAGTAATGACGATTGTGGGGTTGAACCCGACGAACCTGATGTGATTATGGCAAGCTGTGGTGATATTCCTACCAAGGAAGCCCTGGCGGCTACAGCCATTCTGCGCGAAGAGTTTCCGGAGTTAAAGGTACGGTTCATTAATGTGGTCGATTTGATGACCCTCCAGCCAGAGACCGAGCATCCCCACGGCTTGTCGAACCGCGAGTTTGACACACTGTTTACTCCTGATAAGCCCGTGATGTTCAACTTCCATGGCTATCCCTGGTTGATTCACAAGCTGTGCTATCGGCGCAGCAACCAAGAGCGCATTCATGTGCGGGGTTACAAGGAAAAAGGCAACATCAACACGCCCTTAGAGTTGGCCATCAACAACCAAATCGATCGCTTCAACCTAGTCATTGATGTGATCGATCGGGTGCCGTCATTGGGGTCGAGAGGGGCCCATGTACGCGAACGGATGAAAAACGCCATTATCGATAGCTGTAGCTATGCTTACGAGCATGGCAACGATCGCGATGAAATTACCCATTGGCAGTGGCCCTACTAA
- a CDS encoding URC4/urg3 family protein: MQANQANQPDPIVQSSVAEQQALAYLRSTQAIRDRCGFLFDLACQDKLQSFRCNLNQLDRAATYVLKVMQQRYPDWQIPFHSRWRHFEAGNSDRIAYLNTVLAGLSPLEQARTQFDLVIVSVLLDAGAGLSWQYVEPNTNQVFRRSEGLAIASFHLFLQGGFSSDPNCPLQANAHGLQNFTESTLKQGFQVSEHNPLVGVSGRVQLMQQLGQVLQQSPLLFGADNPRPGYLVDYLMQQSGDGILSAHTVFEVVLAGFSEIWPGRSRLASVNLGDVWRHSALPKGTMGAQLVPFHKLSQWLTYSLLEPLQALGLTIVGLDELTGLPEYRNGGLCVDLGLLQPKSEAIVTQPHAVDSEVIVEWRALTVILIDRLAQTIRQKLSMTPETLPLAKVLEGGTWAAGRAIAADRRADGRPPIQIISDGTVF, encoded by the coding sequence ATTCAAGCGAATCAAGCGAATCAGCCAGATCCAATAGTTCAGAGTTCTGTAGCAGAGCAGCAAGCTCTTGCCTATCTCCGCTCAACCCAAGCGATTCGCGATCGCTGCGGATTTCTGTTTGATCTGGCTTGTCAGGACAAACTCCAGTCGTTTCGCTGCAATTTGAATCAACTTGATCGAGCGGCAACCTATGTGCTTAAGGTCATGCAACAGCGCTATCCCGATTGGCAAATTCCCTTTCACAGCCGCTGGCGGCATTTTGAAGCGGGCAACTCCGATCGCATCGCCTACCTCAACACCGTGTTGGCAGGACTGTCCCCCCTGGAGCAAGCGCGCACTCAGTTTGATTTAGTCATCGTTAGTGTGTTGCTTGACGCTGGAGCCGGCCTCTCATGGCAGTACGTGGAACCAAATACCAACCAAGTATTTCGACGATCGGAGGGACTAGCGATCGCCAGTTTTCATCTATTTTTGCAGGGAGGATTTTCTAGCGATCCGAACTGCCCCCTTCAAGCGAACGCGCACGGGCTGCAAAATTTCACTGAATCAACCCTGAAACAAGGGTTCCAGGTTTCTGAACATAACCCGCTGGTTGGGGTTTCTGGCCGAGTGCAGTTAATGCAACAGTTGGGACAAGTGTTACAGCAATCACCGCTGTTGTTTGGAGCCGACAATCCGCGCCCGGGATATCTAGTAGATTATTTGATGCAGCAATCCGGAGACGGAATTTTGAGCGCACACACTGTGTTTGAAGTAGTACTAGCTGGGTTCAGCGAGATCTGGCCTGGTCGATCGAGACTGGCTTCTGTCAATTTAGGAGATGTTTGGCGTCACTCTGCCCTGCCCAAAGGTACAATGGGCGCTCAGCTTGTGCCGTTTCATAAACTATCGCAGTGGCTTACCTATTCATTGCTAGAACCGCTGCAAGCCTTGGGTTTAACCATCGTAGGACTAGACGAACTCACAGGCTTACCAGAATATCGCAATGGCGGTCTGTGCGTGGATCTGGGTCTCTTACAGCCAAAGTCAGAGGCGATTGTTACTCAGCCCCATGCGGTTGACTCGGAGGTGATTGTAGAGTGGCGAGCCTTGACCGTGATATTGATCGATCGCCTAGCCCAGACGATACGCCAGAAATTGAGCATGACGCCAGAAACGCTACCCCTTGCTAAGGTGTTAGAAGGCGGAACTTGGGCAGCAGGCCGAGCCATTGCCGCCGATCGCCGAGCCGATGGCAGACCTCCCATTCAAATCATCAGCGATGGCACGGTCTTTTAA
- a CDS encoding sulfotransferase domain-containing protein: MRLPDFLIIGAAKSGTTTLFRYLSKHPQVFVPRDRRNKEPNFFGLDEKYARGLDYYSSLFADAQPHQICGEASTDYAKWPKFPEAASRIAQTLPQVKLIYVMRNPVDRAYSYYVHINRNRPVEETFEDYICRTTEALDASNYMLQIEQYLKYFSRDAFLFLFMEDLIQQPAAVVKQVCQFLTIDDRVDCTSEVITANQGKKHFDDTIRSKITAPLKSIPLVAATATRLPQGWRDQAYNFLQKTTYAKGLKQQYSPHPMRFETRQMLVEKFMEPNQALSKFLDRDLSHWNQ, translated from the coding sequence ATGCGTCTACCGGATTTTCTTATTATCGGTGCAGCCAAATCAGGTACAACAACATTATTTCGATATCTCAGTAAACATCCGCAAGTATTTGTTCCTAGGGATCGCAGAAATAAAGAACCCAATTTTTTTGGATTAGATGAAAAATATGCGAGAGGGCTAGATTACTACAGTTCGTTATTTGCAGATGCCCAACCTCACCAGATTTGTGGCGAAGCTTCAACTGATTATGCCAAATGGCCAAAGTTTCCAGAAGCAGCCTCGCGCATTGCTCAGACCCTACCGCAGGTGAAGCTGATTTATGTGATGCGCAACCCGGTCGATCGTGCCTATTCCTACTATGTGCACATCAACCGCAATCGACCTGTTGAAGAAACCTTCGAGGATTATATTTGTCGAACCACCGAAGCCCTCGATGCCAGCAACTATATGCTGCAAATTGAGCAATATTTGAAATATTTTTCCAGAGACGCCTTCCTGTTTCTATTCATGGAAGATCTGATTCAACAACCTGCGGCTGTTGTTAAGCAAGTCTGCCAGTTTTTGACAATTGACGATCGGGTTGACTGCACCTCAGAAGTGATTACAGCCAACCAAGGCAAAAAACATTTCGACGATACCATTCGCAGTAAAATTACGGCTCCACTAAAATCTATTCCTCTAGTAGCAGCTACGGCTACAAGATTGCCTCAAGGTTGGCGAGATCAGGCCTATAACTTCCTGCAAAAAACGACCTACGCTAAAGGCTTAAAGCAGCAGTATTCGCCCCATCCCATGCGTTTCGAAACACGCCAGATGTTAGTCGAAAAGTTCATGGAACCAAATCAGGCGTTGTCCAAGTTCCTCGATCGCGATTTGTCCCATTGGAATCAATAA
- the upp gene encoding uracil phosphoribosyltransferase, protein MAEVTVIKHPLVQHKLTLMRQADTHTQDFRRLLKEISMLLAYEVTRDLPLKYEKIQTPLTEMEAPILAADKKMVIVSILRAGQGLLDGMLELIPTAKVGHIGLYREPTTLMAVEYYLKLPIDVEYRDMLVVDPMLATGNSAVAAVDRLKETNPTSIKFVCLLAAPEGIQHFHEQHPDVPIYTAAIDRGLDSHGYIVPGLGDAGDRLYGTR, encoded by the coding sequence ATGGCAGAGGTTACGGTCATTAAGCATCCCTTGGTTCAGCATAAGTTAACCTTGATGCGGCAGGCAGACACCCACACTCAAGATTTTCGCAGACTGTTGAAGGAAATCTCGATGCTGTTGGCCTACGAGGTTACTCGCGATTTGCCGTTAAAGTACGAGAAAATTCAAACACCACTAACTGAAATGGAAGCCCCCATCTTGGCAGCCGATAAAAAAATGGTGATTGTCTCGATTCTGCGGGCTGGACAAGGTTTGCTAGACGGTATGCTGGAATTGATTCCCACAGCGAAAGTAGGGCACATTGGGCTATATCGTGAACCCACGACGCTGATGGCGGTCGAGTATTATTTGAAGCTGCCGATCGATGTGGAATATCGAGATATGCTCGTGGTTGATCCCATGTTGGCAACGGGCAATTCAGCCGTAGCGGCGGTCGATCGGCTCAAAGAAACCAATCCTACTTCGATCAAATTTGTCTGCTTGTTGGCGGCTCCTGAAGGCATTCAGCACTTTCACGAACAACACCCAGATGTACCGATCTATACGGCTGCTATTGACAGGGGCTTAGATAGCCACGGTTACATTGTTCCTGGATTGGGCGATGCGGGCGATCGGCTGTATGGGACTCGGTAA
- a CDS encoding GTP cyclohydrolase II, with protein MTNHSTNHSGNHHLDHQPHHHPLSQPPDHLQSGSFQSNTLSSGQSHPKHIILTSHQHRGGATVVPIQWGAIDPYQRGPIIGSLRSLKHRNVIGTHAGSYGLYRALAVASGVLDPTHKADLTDTAPIIPIGPHPSWGDPDKIVSLDPFGAMAGEIFTDYSQEDYDILPTIAITKAHINIPEIKDEIEQGRLQVDGEILKADASLVVTKAAIDPVWYLPGIAKRLHIDEWTLRRTLFQQTGGMFPDLVTRPDLHVFLPPIGGTTVYIIGDVQAIADPNRPLAVRVHDECNGSDVFGSDICTCRPYLVHGIEVCIQTAQAGGAGIIIYCRKEGRALGEVTKFLVYNARKRQEGGDRADAYFLRTECVAGVQDMRFQELMPDVLHWLGVTKIDRLVSMSNLKYNAITNAGIEVVQRVPIPKELIPADASVEIEAKKASGYYSEDDILAAEALAQVKGRRY; from the coding sequence ATGACCAATCACTCAACCAATCATTCGGGCAATCACCACTTAGATCATCAGCCTCACCATCACCCGCTGAGCCAGCCGCCGGATCACCTGCAATCGGGCAGCTTTCAGTCCAATACGCTTTCGTCGGGGCAGTCTCATCCTAAACATATTATCCTGACCTCTCATCAACATCGGGGAGGCGCAACCGTCGTACCGATTCAGTGGGGAGCGATCGATCCATATCAGCGAGGACCGATCATTGGCTCGCTGCGCAGCTTGAAGCACCGGAATGTCATTGGGACTCATGCTGGGTCCTATGGGCTGTATCGAGCCTTAGCTGTGGCTAGTGGGGTGCTAGACCCAACCCATAAGGCTGACTTAACTGACACGGCTCCGATTATTCCGATCGGTCCCCATCCCAGTTGGGGTGATCCCGATAAAATTGTTTCGCTAGATCCATTCGGAGCAATGGCGGGTGAAATCTTTACCGACTATTCTCAAGAAGATTATGACATTCTGCCGACAATCGCCATTACCAAAGCGCATATCAACATCCCAGAAATTAAAGATGAAATCGAGCAAGGGCGATTGCAGGTCGATGGCGAGATTCTCAAAGCTGATGCTAGTTTGGTTGTTACCAAGGCGGCGATCGATCCCGTTTGGTATCTACCAGGTATTGCCAAGCGTCTCCACATTGACGAATGGACACTGCGCCGCACTCTGTTTCAACAAACCGGCGGCATGTTCCCCGATTTAGTCACCCGTCCCGATTTGCATGTGTTCTTACCTCCGATCGGTGGCACAACCGTTTATATCATTGGTGACGTACAAGCAATCGCCGATCCTAATCGACCATTGGCAGTGCGGGTGCACGACGAATGTAATGGCTCGGATGTATTTGGTTCCGACATTTGTACTTGTCGCCCCTATTTAGTGCACGGCATTGAAGTGTGTATTCAAACAGCCCAAGCCGGGGGAGCCGGAATCATTATCTATTGCCGTAAGGAAGGCCGGGCCTTGGGTGAAGTCACCAAGTTTTTGGTCTATAACGCCCGCAAGCGCCAAGAAGGAGGCGATCGGGCCGATGCGTACTTCCTGCGGACTGAATGTGTAGCTGGCGTGCAAGACATGCGCTTTCAAGAACTGATGCCGGATGTGTTGCACTGGTTGGGCGTCACCAAAATCGATCGGCTGGTTTCCATGAGCAACTTGAAGTACAATGCCATCACGAATGCCGGGATTGAGGTGGTGCAGCGAGTTCCCATTCCCAAGGAGTTGATTCCTGCCGATGCCTCGGTCGAAATTGAAGCGAAAAAAGCCTCTGGCTATTATTCGGAAGACGACATTTTGGCTGCCGAAGCGTTGGCACAAGTTAAGGGAAGACGGTATTAA
- the dusA gene encoding tRNA dihydrouridine(20/20a) synthase DusA: MSRLKAAPLNSLSVPPSSREHPLSVAPMMDRTDRHFRYFMRQITRRTLLYTEMVTSAAILYGDRDRLLGFSPDEKPLSLQVGGDHPTDLAECARVAEAMGYDEINLNVGCPSSRVQDGNFGACLMAQPALVAQCVAAMMEATHLPVTVKHRIGIDDRDRYEDMVEFVRIVSEAGCRRFTVHARKAWLQGLSPKENRNIPPLRYGDVHRLKQEFPHLWIEINGGFTTLEQAQQQLNVVDAVMIGRAACDNPYLFAPVDRLIYSEETTIPTRHEVVQAMLPYIDHWTGKGLKLNKITRHMLQLFTGQPGSRIWKRILTEKSCQLGAGADIVQEALEQVRKVEIGG; the protein is encoded by the coding sequence ATGAGTCGTTTGAAAGCTGCTCCGTTGAATTCGCTATCTGTGCCACCGTCCTCTCGGGAACATCCTCTGAGTGTTGCCCCAATGATGGATCGCACCGATCGCCACTTTCGCTACTTCATGCGGCAGATTACTCGTCGCACGTTGCTATACACCGAGATGGTGACAAGTGCAGCGATTCTGTATGGCGATCGCGATCGGTTATTAGGGTTCTCGCCTGACGAAAAGCCGTTGTCTTTGCAAGTGGGCGGCGATCATCCAACTGACTTGGCTGAATGTGCACGAGTGGCAGAGGCAATGGGCTATGACGAGATTAACCTGAACGTGGGTTGTCCTAGTAGTCGTGTACAGGATGGCAATTTTGGAGCTTGTTTGATGGCTCAGCCTGCCCTGGTTGCTCAATGTGTAGCGGCCATGATGGAGGCAACTCATCTCCCTGTCACGGTGAAACATCGCATTGGTATTGACGATCGCGATCGCTATGAAGATATGGTAGAGTTTGTGCGAATTGTGTCTGAAGCAGGCTGTCGGCGATTCACGGTTCATGCTCGCAAAGCGTGGTTACAAGGATTAAGCCCCAAAGAGAACCGCAACATTCCCCCCTTGCGCTATGGCGATGTCCATCGACTGAAGCAGGAATTTCCTCATCTATGGATTGAAATTAATGGTGGATTTACCACCCTGGAACAAGCCCAGCAGCAATTAAATGTTGTGGATGCGGTCATGATCGGACGTGCCGCTTGCGACAATCCCTATCTGTTTGCCCCAGTCGATCGCCTAATTTACAGCGAAGAAACAACCATTCCCACTCGCCATGAGGTAGTACAGGCAATGCTGCCGTATATCGATCATTGGACTGGTAAAGGCCTGAAGCTGAACAAAATCACTCGCCATATGTTGCAACTGTTTACCGGACAACCGGGCAGCCGCATCTGGAAACGCATCTTAACCGAAAAATCCTGTCAGCTTGGGGCTGGTGCGGACATCGTACAGGAAGCCTTGGAGCAAGTACGAAAGGTGGAAATTGGGGGTTAG